From one Pseudomonas sp. B21-048 genomic stretch:
- the pheT gene encoding phenylalanine--tRNA ligase subunit beta, whose translation MKFSEQWLRGWVSPQVSRDELVARLSMAGLEVDSVTPAAGEFSGVVVGEVLSTEQHPDADKLRVCQVSSGSETFQVVCGAPNVRPGLKIPFAMIGAELPGDFKIKKAKLRGVESNGMLCSQAELQIGEGNDGLMELPADAPVGQDIREYLSLDDASIEVDLTPNRGDCLSLAGLAREVGALYAAQVTRPVVASVPAVHDEVRSVEVLAPAACPRYLGRVIRNVDLSKPTPLWMVERLRRADVRSIDAAVDITNYVMLELGQPLHAFDLAEIKGGIRVRMAEEGEKLVLLDGQEVSLRSDTLVIADHARALAIAGVMGGEHSGVSATTRDVFLESAFFDQIAVAGKARSYGLHTDASHRYERGVDWQLAREAMERATGLLLEITGGEAGPIIETVSEQHLPSIAPITLRAQRITQMLGMEMDSAEVERLLSALGLTISADGAGQWRVEVPSFRFDISLEVDLIEELARLYGYNRLPVRYPQARLAPQAKAEARSDLPELRRLLVARGYQEAITYSFIDPKQFELFNPGVEPLLLANPISNDMAAMRSSLWPGLVKALQHNLNRQQDRVRLFESGLRFVGQLEGLKQEPMLAGVVCGSRLPEGWAQGRDVVDFFDVKADVEAVLGFAGALDSFTFVPGKHPALHPGQTARIERDGRLVGFVGAIHPELSKTLGLDRPVFVFELVLAEVAAGKMPKFQELSRFPEVRRDLALIADKDVAATAVLDVIRENAGEWLTDLRLFDVYQGKGIDPDRKSLAVGLTWQHPSRTLNDDEVNTTTQNILTSLEQRLNATLRK comes from the coding sequence ATGAAATTCAGTGAACAATGGCTGCGTGGCTGGGTAAGCCCGCAGGTAAGTCGCGACGAGCTGGTTGCTCGTCTGTCGATGGCCGGTCTTGAGGTCGATAGCGTTACGCCGGCCGCCGGTGAATTCAGTGGTGTGGTGGTGGGCGAGGTGCTAAGCACCGAGCAACACCCGGACGCCGATAAGTTGCGCGTTTGCCAGGTCAGCAGTGGCTCGGAGACTTTCCAGGTAGTGTGCGGCGCGCCAAACGTGCGTCCGGGCCTGAAGATCCCGTTTGCCATGATCGGTGCCGAACTGCCGGGCGACTTCAAAATCAAGAAAGCCAAGCTGCGTGGCGTTGAATCCAACGGCATGCTGTGCTCCCAGGCCGAGCTGCAAATCGGCGAAGGCAACGATGGCCTGATGGAATTGCCGGCCGATGCGCCAGTCGGTCAGGACATTCGTGAGTACCTGAGCCTGGACGACGCCAGCATCGAGGTCGACCTGACCCCGAACCGCGGTGATTGCCTGTCCCTGGCCGGTCTGGCCCGCGAAGTCGGTGCGCTGTACGCCGCCCAAGTCACGCGTCCGGTCGTTGCCAGCGTTCCCGCTGTGCACGACGAAGTGCGTTCGGTTGAAGTCCTCGCGCCAGCCGCGTGCCCGCGTTACCTGGGTCGTGTGATCCGTAACGTTGACCTGTCCAAGCCTACGCCGTTGTGGATGGTCGAGCGTCTGCGTCGTGCCGACGTGCGCAGCATCGACGCTGCCGTCGACATCACCAACTACGTGATGCTGGAACTGGGTCAACCGCTGCACGCGTTCGATCTCGCCGAAATCAAAGGCGGTATCCGCGTACGCATGGCCGAAGAAGGCGAGAAACTGGTACTGCTCGACGGTCAGGAAGTCAGCCTGCGTAGCGATACGCTGGTGATCGCCGACCACGCTCGCGCGCTGGCCATTGCCGGCGTCATGGGTGGCGAGCACAGTGGTGTGTCCGCGACCACGCGCGATGTATTCCTGGAAAGCGCGTTCTTCGATCAGATTGCCGTCGCTGGCAAGGCTCGTTCCTACGGCCTGCACACCGATGCCTCGCACCGCTACGAGCGTGGCGTGGATTGGCAACTGGCCCGTGAAGCCATGGAGCGTGCCACTGGCCTGCTGCTTGAGATCACCGGCGGCGAAGCGGGTCCGATCATCGAAACCGTCAGCGAGCAGCATCTGCCATCGATCGCGCCGATCACCTTGCGTGCTCAGCGCATCACCCAAATGCTGGGCATGGAGATGGATTCGGCCGAAGTCGAGCGTCTACTCAGCGCTTTGGGTCTGACCATTTCCGCCGATGGGGCAGGGCAGTGGCGCGTTGAAGTGCCAAGCTTCCGTTTCGATATCAGCCTGGAAGTCGACCTGATCGAAGAGCTGGCCCGTCTGTACGGATACAACCGTCTGCCGGTTCGCTACCCGCAAGCCCGTCTGGCGCCGCAAGCCAAGGCCGAAGCGCGCAGCGATCTGCCTGAACTGCGTCGTCTGCTGGTGGCTCGTGGTTATCAGGAAGCGATCACTTACAGCTTCATCGATCCGAAACAGTTCGAGTTGTTTAATCCGGGTGTCGAGCCGCTGCTGCTGGCCAACCCGATTTCCAACGACATGGCGGCCATGCGTTCGTCCCTGTGGCCTGGTCTGGTCAAGGCGCTTCAGCACAACCTGAACCGTCAACAGGATCGTGTCCGTCTGTTTGAAAGCGGCCTGCGTTTCGTCGGTCAGCTGGAAGGGCTGAAGCAAGAGCCAATGCTGGCGGGTGTGGTGTGTGGCAGCCGTCTACCGGAAGGCTGGGCACAAGGTCGCGATGTCGTGGATTTCTTCGACGTCAAAGCCGATGTGGAAGCGGTATTGGGCTTCGCCGGTGCACTGGACTCGTTCACGTTCGTGCCGGGTAAACACCCCGCATTGCATCCGGGTCAAACCGCGCGCATTGAGCGTGATGGTCGCTTGGTCGGTTTCGTCGGTGCGATCCACCCTGAGTTGTCGAAAACCCTCGGTCTCGATCGTCCGGTCTTTGTTTTCGAGTTGGTTCTGGCCGAAGTGGCTGCGGGCAAAATGCCTAAATTCCAGGAGTTATCGCGCTTTCCTGAAGTGCGTCGTGACTTGGCACTGATTGCGGATAAAGACGTTGCAGCTACGGCTGTACTGGACGTAATCCGTGAAAATGCAGGTGAATGGCTGACAGACCTCAGGCTCTTTGACGTGTATCAGGGTAAAGGCATTGATCCTGATAGAAAAAGCCTCGCAGTCGGCTTGACCTGGCAGCATCCATCGCGCACTCTTAATGACGATGAGGTGAATACCACGACGCAAAACATCCTCACCTCGCTCGAACAAAGGTTGAACGCCACGTTAAGGAAGTGA
- the ihfA gene encoding integration host factor subunit alpha — MGALTKAEMAERLYEELGLNKREAKELVELFFEEIRHALEDNEQVKLSGFGNFDLRDKRQRPGRNPKTGEEIPITARRVVTFRPGQKLKARVEAYAGTKS; from the coding sequence ATGGGGGCTTTGACGAAAGCTGAGATGGCGGAACGTCTGTATGAAGAGCTGGGCCTGAACAAGCGGGAGGCCAAGGAATTGGTCGAACTGTTTTTTGAAGAAATCAGGCACGCTCTTGAAGACAACGAACAAGTCAAATTGTCCGGTTTTGGCAATTTCGACCTTCGGGACAAACGCCAGCGGCCTGGCCGCAATCCGAAAACGGGAGAAGAAATCCCGATCACGGCTCGCCGTGTGGTCACCTTTCGTCCAGGGCAGAAGTTGAAGGCCCGAGTTGAGGCTTATGCTGGAACCAAGTCATAA
- a CDS encoding MerR family transcriptional regulator, which produces MLEPSHNDELPVIPGKRYFTIGEVSELCAVKPHVLRYWEQEFPQLNPVKRRGNRRYYQRQDVLMIRQIRALLYDQGFTIGGARLRLSGDEAKDDTTQYKQMIRQMIAELEDVLVVLKK; this is translated from the coding sequence ATGCTGGAACCAAGTCATAACGACGAACTACCCGTCATCCCGGGCAAACGCTACTTCACCATTGGTGAAGTCAGCGAGCTATGTGCCGTAAAACCGCACGTGCTGCGCTACTGGGAGCAGGAGTTTCCTCAACTCAACCCCGTCAAACGCCGCGGAAACCGCCGGTATTATCAGCGCCAGGACGTGCTGATGATCCGGCAGATTCGCGCGCTTCTTTACGATCAGGGGTTTACCATCGGCGGCGCACGCTTGCGTTTGTCTGGCGATGAAGCCAAAGACGACACCACCCAATACAAACAAATGATCCGCCAGATGATCGCCGAGCTGGAAGATGTTCTGGTAGTGCTCAAGAAATAA
- a CDS encoding zinc-dependent alcohol dehydrogenase family protein, with protein MKAVVYEAFSKPPRLMTVADPTPTRHGVVIQVLGTGVCRSDWHGWKGHDPDIELPHVPGHEFAGIVAEVGKDVTRWKVGDRVTVPFVGGCGACAECNSGNQQVCNTQFQPGFTHWGSFAEYVGIHQADLNLVAIPESMDFATAASLGCRFATSFRAVVDQGKVSAGQWVAVHGCGGVGLSAVMIAQALGANVIAIDISQEKLELARSLGAVATVNAHRVADVTEAVLEISRGGAHVSLDALGHPTTCFNSINNLRRRGKHVQVGLMLAEHATPAIPMSKVIAYELEIYGSHGMQAHRYDAMIEMITSGKLAPEKLVGKTISLEQSIDALMNMDRFETTGVTVVTEF; from the coding sequence ATGAAAGCAGTAGTCTACGAAGCCTTTTCCAAGCCACCGCGTCTGATGACCGTGGCAGATCCGACCCCGACACGTCATGGTGTTGTTATTCAGGTTCTTGGCACAGGTGTGTGCCGCAGCGACTGGCACGGCTGGAAAGGCCATGATCCGGACATTGAACTGCCACATGTACCTGGTCATGAGTTTGCGGGCATCGTGGCCGAGGTGGGCAAGGACGTCACTCGGTGGAAGGTCGGCGACCGCGTGACCGTGCCGTTCGTGGGTGGGTGTGGCGCTTGTGCAGAGTGCAACAGCGGCAATCAGCAGGTTTGCAACACGCAGTTCCAACCTGGTTTCACTCATTGGGGTTCTTTTGCCGAATACGTCGGCATACATCAGGCCGACCTGAACCTGGTCGCCATTCCTGAGAGCATGGACTTTGCTACCGCTGCAAGCCTGGGTTGTCGCTTCGCCACCTCGTTCCGTGCAGTCGTTGACCAAGGCAAAGTCAGCGCCGGTCAGTGGGTAGCGGTTCACGGTTGCGGAGGCGTAGGCCTGTCTGCAGTGATGATCGCCCAGGCCCTCGGCGCGAATGTCATAGCCATCGATATTTCGCAGGAAAAACTCGAACTGGCACGCTCGCTCGGTGCCGTCGCCACCGTGAATGCCCACCGCGTGGCAGACGTCACCGAAGCCGTACTGGAAATCTCCCGGGGTGGCGCCCACGTATCGCTGGATGCATTGGGCCATCCAACTACTTGTTTTAACTCCATCAACAACCTGCGCCGTCGCGGCAAACACGTCCAGGTGGGTCTGATGCTCGCCGAGCACGCCACGCCGGCGATCCCAATGAGCAAGGTCATTGCGTACGAACTTGAGATCTACGGTAGCCACGGCATGCAAGCGCATCGCTATGACGCCATGATCGAGATGATCACCTCCGGCAAGCTGGCGCCAGAAAAACTCGTGGGTAAAACCATCAGCCTGGAGCAGTCCATCGACGCGTTGATGAATATGGATCGGTTCGAGACGACAGGTGTAACCGTCGTAACGGAGTTTTAA
- a CDS encoding Lrp/AsnC family transcriptional regulator, whose protein sequence is MIGRLDKIDIAILDRLQRDGKLSNVKLAEQLSLSEASCWRKQRHLEECGVIEGYQAILDRKKLGLGVMAFVQISCTDHSEEATAKFEKIIQSAPQVLSCHNTTGEADFLLEVIARDLDSYSRFVEKVLRKLPGVSSIRSNLSLREMKTTNRLPVTELLSI, encoded by the coding sequence ATGATTGGTCGGTTGGATAAGATAGATATTGCAATATTGGATCGGCTGCAGCGAGACGGGAAGCTGTCGAACGTCAAGCTCGCTGAGCAGCTTTCCCTCAGCGAGGCGTCCTGTTGGCGTAAGCAGAGACATCTTGAAGAATGCGGAGTTATTGAGGGATACCAAGCTATTCTTGATCGAAAGAAATTAGGGCTAGGCGTAATGGCCTTTGTTCAGATCTCTTGCACTGATCACAGCGAAGAAGCCACAGCAAAGTTTGAAAAGATTATTCAATCGGCCCCACAGGTACTGAGTTGCCACAATACAACGGGTGAGGCGGACTTTTTACTTGAGGTAATTGCACGAGACTTGGACAGCTATAGCCGCTTTGTCGAAAAAGTGCTGAGGAAGCTCCCTGGCGTTTCAAGTATTCGCTCGAATCTCTCCCTGCGTGAGATGAAGACCACCAATCGACTGCCCGTGACCGAACTCTTGAGTATTTGA